The following are encoded together in the Juglans microcarpa x Juglans regia isolate MS1-56 chromosome 2D, Jm3101_v1.0, whole genome shotgun sequence genome:
- the LOC121248127 gene encoding centromere protein V, with protein MDSETVVHNGGCHCRNVRWRVRAPTSIVAWDCNCSNCFMRTNTHFIVPAERFELLGDSRQFLTTYTFGTHTAKHTFCKVCGITSFYIPRSNPDGVAVTFRCVDPGTLTHVEIKYFDGRNWDSSYNQTGIASLSKVQNPPAEGSE; from the coding sequence ATGGATTCTGAGACGGTAGTGCATAATGGTGGGTGCCACTGCAGGAATGTAAGATGGCGAGTCCGAGCTCCAACCAGCATTGTAGCTTGGGATTGCAACTGTTCTAACTGCTTCATGAGGACGAACACTCACTTCATCGTCCCTGCTGAAAGGTTTGAGCTTCTGGGAGATTCCAGACAGTTTCTTACAACCTACACCTTTGGTACTCATACAGCAAAGCACACATTTTGTAAAGTTTGTGGCATAACTTCATTTTACATTCCACGTTCAAACCCAGATGGAGTTGCAGTTACATTTAGGTGTGTCGATCCTGGAACGCTAACCCATGTTGAGATTAAGTATTTTGATGGGAGAAATTGGGACAGCTCATACAATCAGACGGGCATAGCTTCACTCTCGAAGGTGCAGAATCCGCCAGCTGAAGGGTCAGAGTGA
- the LOC121248123 gene encoding NADH dehydrogenase [ubiquinone] iron-sulfur protein 1, mitochondrial, translating into MGLGMLASRVIRPTASKLSRNLLFQVRPIVSTPELHTPEASAAPAQPESTPDLPPPPRTPVGGARIHFPNPDDAIEVFVDGYPVKIPKGMTVLQACEVAGVDIPRFCYHSRLSIAGNCRMCLVEVEKSPKPVASCAMPALPGMKIKTDTPVAKKAREGVMEFLLMNHPLDCPICDQGGECDLQDQSMAFGSDRGRFTEMKRSVVDKNLGPLVKTVMTRCIQCTRCVRFATEVAGVQDLGMLGRGSGEEIGTYVEKLMTSELSGNVIDICPVGALTSKPFAFKARNWELKGTESIDVTDAVGSNIRIDSRGAEVIRILPRLNEDINEEWISDKTRFFYDGLKRQRLNDPMIRGANGRFKAVSWRDALAVVAEVLHQVKGEEIVGIAGKLSDAESMMALKDFLNKLGSNNIWCEGNGMNPDADLRSGYIMNSTIAGLEKADVFLLVGTQPRVEAAMVNARIRKTVRATQAKVGYIGPAADFNYDHQHLGTDPQTLGEIAEGRHPFCSALMNAKNPAIIVGASIFERKDKDAIFSALETISKNANVVRPDWNGFNVLLLNAAQAAALDLGLVPESEKSIESAKFVYLMGADDVDMEKVPADAFVLYQGHHGDRSVYRANVILPAAAFSEKEGTYENTEGCSQQTLPAVPTVGDARDDWKIIRALSEVAGLRLPYDSLRAIRSRIRTVAPNLLCTDEREPATFSASLKPNSNQKMSSTPFGTAVENFYMTDSITRASKIMAQCSASLLKK; encoded by the exons ATGGGGTTGGGCATGCTAGCTTCGAGGGTCATTAGACCTACCGCCTCAAAACTCTCCCGGAATCTCCTCTTCCAGGTAAGGCCTATTGTCTCTACGCCGGAGCTCCACACTCCGGAAGCTTCGGCTGCCCCAGCTCAGCCCGAATCGACGCCGGATCTCCCTCCGCCACCAAGGACTCCTGTCGGCGGGGCTCGAATCCACTTCCCGAACCCTGATGACGCCATCGAGGTGTTCGTGGATGGGTACCCGGTAAAAATCCCCAAGGGCATGACCGTTCTCCAGGCCTGTGAGGTGGCCGGCGTGGACATACCTCGCTTCTGCTACCACAGCCGCCTCTCCATCGCCGGGAACTGCCGCATGTGCCTCGTCGAGGTCGAGAAGTCCCCCAAGCCCGTTGCCTCCTGCGCCATGCCCGCTCTTCCCG GGATGAAAATTAAGACCGATACGCCAGTGGCAAAGAAGGCTCGAGAAGGAGTGATGGAATTCTTGCTAATGAACCATCCGTTGGACTGTCCAATCTGTGATCAGGGTGGAGAATGTGATCTTCAGGATCAGTCTATGGCATTTGGATCTGATCGCGGTCGGTTCACAGAAATGAAGAGATCGGTGGTGGATAAGAATCTTGGTCCTCTAGTGAAGACTGTGATGACTCGGTGCATTCAGTGTACAAG GTGTGTGAGGTTTGCAACAGAGGTTGCTGGGGTTCAGGATCTTGGCATGTTAGGCCGTGGCAGTGGAGAGGAAATTGGGACCTATGTTGAAAAGCTTATGACAAGTGAACTTTCTGGAAATGTAATAGATATTTGTCCTGTTGGAGCCCTTACATCAAAACCATTTGCATTTAAAGCCCGAAACTGGGAGTTAAAGGGAACAGAAAGCATTGATGTTACTGATGCAGTTGGTTCCAACATCCGAATTGATAGCAGAGGTGCAGAGGTCATTCGCATCCTTCCCCGGTTAAATGAG GACATTAATGAAGAGTGGATATCAGATAAGACTCGTTTTTTTTATGATGGTTTGAAGAGGCAGAGGCTAAATGACCCTATGATTCGTGGTGCTAATGGGCGTTTTAAGGCTGTTAGCTGGCGTGATGCTCTTGCTGTGGTTGCTGAGGTATTGCATCAAGTTAAGGGGGAGGAAATTGTTGGGATTGCTGGTAAGCTGTCTGATGCAGAATCCATGATGGCACTAAAAGATTTCTTAAACAAATTGGGGTCGAACAATATATGGTGTGAAGGAAATGGCATGAACCCCGATGCTGATCTGCGATCAGGATATATAATGAATAGTACCATTGCTGGTCTTGAAAAAGCAGATGTTTTCCTGTTGGTTGGTACCCAG CCAAGGGTTGAAGCTGCCATGGTAAATGCCAGAATCCGAAAGACAGTCCGTGCAACCCAAGCTAAGGTCGGTTACATTGGCCCTGCAGCTGATTTCAACTACGATCACCAGCATCTTGGCACTGACCCTCAAACACTTGGTGAAATTGCTGAGGGTCGCCACCCTTTTTGCTCAGCCCTCATGAATGCCAAAAACCCTGCCATCATTGTTGGTGCTAGTATTTTTGAGAGGAAGGACAAGGATGCAATTTTCTCTGCTCtagaaacaatttcaaaaaatgCCAATGTTGTCAGACCCGATTGGAATGGATTCAACGTCTTGCTTCTCAATGCTGCCCAAGCTGCAGCACTTGACCTGGGACTTGTGCCTGAATCTGAAAAAAGCATTGAATCTGCCAAATTTGTGTATTTGATGGGCGCTGATGATGTGGACATGGAAAAGGTTCCGGCTGATGCCTTTGTCCTTTACCAAGGACATCATGGCGACCGGAGTGTGTATCGTGCCAATGTCATTCTCCCCGCGGCAGCATTTAGCGAGAAGGAAGGGACATATGAAAACACAGAAGGGTGCAGTCAACAAACGTTGCCTGCTGTTCCCACAGTTGGTGATGCTAGGGATGATTGGAAGATTATTCGAGCTCTGTCCGAGGTTGCAGGGTTGAGGTTGCCCTACGATTCACTCAGGGCCATTCGATCCCGGATCAGGACAGTGGCACCAAACCTCCTGTGCACGGATGAGAGAGAGCCAGCAAccttttcagcttcattgaaaCCCAACTCGAATCAGAAGATGAGTTCAACACCATTCGGGACTGCCGTAGAAAATTTCTATATGACTGATTCCATTACCCGAGCATCAAAGATTATGGCTCAATGCAGCGCGTCACTATTGAAGAAGTGA